The following proteins are encoded in a genomic region of Candidatus Zixiibacteriota bacterium:
- a CDS encoding proline racemase family protein — MKAPFLWPRCADDWEPPAHWLKIRTIDAHTGGEPLRIILDGFPELPGKTILDRRRYLLENLDHLRTTIMWEPRGHADMYGCLTTPPVTEGSDFGVLFMHNEGYSSMCGHGIIAVTKVAVELGLVSKSVPVTQVRIDTPSGLVTSFAHLEDESVTSVSFRNVASFAQALNETIELPELGAVSYNLAFGGAFYAFVDAAQVGLECVPEHYAALIDTGMRIKRAIMQSRPVIHPFEPDLSFLYGTIFTGPPADKSSHSRHVCIFAEGEVDRSPTGTGVSARLALLAARNEIALDETVVIESIIGSKFTGRIVEETTFGEQSAVIPEVGGSAYITGRHEFLIDPNDPRRDGFILR; from the coding sequence ATGAAGGCGCCGTTCCTCTGGCCCCGATGTGCCGACGACTGGGAGCCACCGGCGCACTGGTTGAAGATTCGCACCATCGATGCGCACACCGGGGGGGAACCGTTGCGCATTATCCTGGACGGTTTCCCCGAACTGCCGGGAAAGACAATTCTGGATCGACGTCGCTACCTGCTTGAGAATCTGGATCATCTTCGCACAACTATAATGTGGGAGCCACGCGGCCATGCCGACATGTACGGTTGCCTGACAACGCCACCGGTGACGGAAGGTTCCGATTTCGGCGTTCTCTTTATGCACAACGAGGGATACTCCAGCATGTGCGGCCACGGTATCATCGCAGTGACCAAAGTTGCAGTGGAACTCGGGCTGGTATCGAAAAGCGTTCCGGTAACTCAGGTGAGAATCGACACACCGTCCGGCTTGGTGACATCGTTTGCGCATCTGGAGGACGAATCGGTCACCTCCGTTTCATTTCGCAACGTTGCATCATTTGCTCAGGCATTGAACGAGACTATCGAGCTGCCGGAACTCGGCGCGGTGTCATATAATCTGGCCTTCGGCGGCGCCTTTTATGCCTTTGTCGACGCAGCTCAGGTAGGCCTTGAGTGTGTGCCGGAGCATTATGCGGCGCTGATCGACACGGGCATGCGAATCAAGCGCGCGATTATGCAGAGCCGTCCGGTTATTCATCCCTTTGAACCCGATCTAAGTTTCCTTTACGGCACGATCTTCACGGGACCGCCGGCCGACAAATCATCACACAGTCGTCACGTTTGCATATTCGCCGAAGGGGAGGTCGACCGCAGCCCGACCGGCACCGGAGTCAGTGCGCGGCTGGCGTTGCTGGCTGCTCGCAACGAGATTGCCCTGGATGAAACAGTTGTAATCGAGAGCATTATCGGTAGCAAGTTCACCGGTCGCATTGTGGAAGAGACTACTTTTGGCGAGCAGTCCGCTGTGATCCCGGAAGTGGGGGGAAGCGCCTACATCACCGGACGACATGAGTTCCTGATCGATCCAAACGACCCCCGGCGCGACGGTTTTATCCTCAGGTGA
- a CDS encoding glycyl radical protein, whose product MNDRIKRLRLQSLDATPRVSIERAVLLTEFYSSGKPQQVSTPVARALAFAYLLEHKTICINSGELIVGERGEAPKATPTYPEICTHSLDDLAILNDRPKISFAVSDEVRDLQRETVIPFWSGRSLRDRIFEEMDPDWKTAYDSGVFTEFQEQRAPGHTVLDDKIYHKGMLDFKADISAAIERLDFQYDPGALDKRDQLTAMSITTDALIGLANRHADELERLAQETSDAERKAELVQMTEICRRVPAHAPDSFWQALQYYWFVHLGVITELNTWDSFNPGRLDQHLLPFYQRDIASGKLTPERARELLQSFWIKFNNQPAPPKVGVTAQESNTYTDFCLINVGGVKPDGSDGANELSYLILDVIEEMRLLQPSSMVQIAKKSPQRLLMRALEIIKTGYGQPSLFNTDAIISELLRQGKTPEDARNGGASGCVEAGAFGKEAYILTGYFNIVKVLEITLHNGLDPRTGEKIGLETGDPASFETFDQFYAAFEDQLAHFIGIKIKGNLIIERLWAKNLPAPFLSVLVDDCIADGTDYNAGGARYNSSYLQGVGLGSVTDCLAAIKFHVFDHPTVTFPRLVNVLREDFANDPELQKTLQQDAPKYGNDDKYPDDLARRVFESYFGLLDGRPNTRGGHHRINLLPTTCHIYFGSVVGAMSDGRAAGVPLSEGISPVQGSDRQGPTAVMNSAAGIDHLRTGGTLLNMKFSPQLLQDQDGLDKLAHLVRTYFTMDGHHVQFNVVTAETLRCAQKEPHKHRDLIVRVAGYSDYFVDLTDALQDEIIRRTEQGTF is encoded by the coding sequence ATGAACGACCGGATCAAACGACTGCGGCTCCAGAGTCTCGACGCCACGCCCCGGGTTTCGATTGAACGGGCGGTGCTCCTAACGGAGTTTTATAGTAGCGGCAAGCCGCAACAGGTTTCAACACCGGTAGCCCGGGCCCTGGCCTTTGCGTATCTTCTTGAGCACAAAACTATATGCATAAACTCAGGCGAGTTGATCGTGGGCGAACGCGGTGAAGCGCCCAAGGCAACGCCGACCTATCCTGAGATTTGCACCCATAGTCTGGACGATCTGGCTATATTGAATGATCGCCCCAAAATCTCGTTCGCCGTCAGCGATGAGGTGCGTGATCTCCAGCGCGAAACGGTGATCCCCTTTTGGTCGGGTCGTTCTCTTAGGGACCGCATCTTTGAAGAGATGGACCCTGACTGGAAGACTGCTTACGACTCAGGCGTGTTCACGGAGTTTCAAGAACAACGCGCGCCGGGTCATACCGTGCTCGATGACAAAATCTACCATAAGGGGATGCTCGACTTCAAAGCCGACATCAGTGCCGCCATTGAACGGCTTGACTTTCAATACGACCCCGGCGCCCTGGACAAACGGGACCAACTCACCGCCATGTCCATCACCACCGATGCTCTGATCGGATTGGCCAACCGACATGCCGATGAACTTGAGCGTTTGGCCCAAGAAACCTCCGATGCCGAGCGTAAGGCCGAGCTTGTGCAGATGACAGAGATATGTCGTCGCGTTCCGGCCCATGCCCCGGACAGTTTTTGGCAGGCCCTCCAGTATTACTGGTTCGTGCATCTCGGTGTCATCACCGAGTTGAATACCTGGGACTCTTTCAACCCGGGGCGCCTTGATCAGCACTTGCTCCCGTTTTATCAACGCGATATTGCCTCAGGGAAACTGACACCTGAGCGCGCGCGTGAGTTGTTGCAGTCTTTTTGGATCAAGTTCAACAACCAACCGGCGCCGCCCAAGGTGGGCGTCACGGCGCAGGAAAGTAACACCTATACCGACTTTTGTCTGATCAATGTCGGTGGTGTGAAACCGGACGGGTCCGATGGAGCCAACGAATTGTCCTATCTGATTCTTGATGTCATTGAAGAGATGCGTCTTTTGCAGCCAAGTTCGATGGTGCAGATTGCCAAGAAGAGTCCGCAGCGGCTGCTTATGCGAGCCCTTGAGATCATCAAAACCGGCTACGGCCAACCATCGCTGTTCAATACTGATGCTATCATATCCGAACTCCTGCGGCAAGGGAAGACGCCGGAGGATGCCAGAAACGGCGGCGCCAGTGGATGTGTCGAAGCCGGTGCCTTCGGTAAAGAGGCATACATCCTGACCGGGTACTTCAACATCGTGAAGGTCCTGGAGATCACCCTTCATAATGGTCTTGATCCGCGCACCGGTGAGAAAATCGGCCTCGAAACCGGCGACCCAGCCTCTTTTGAGACGTTCGATCAATTCTATGCAGCCTTTGAGGATCAACTGGCTCACTTCATCGGCATCAAAATCAAGGGCAACCTGATCATCGAACGCTTGTGGGCAAAGAACCTTCCTGCGCCCTTCCTTTCAGTATTGGTTGATGACTGCATCGCCGACGGCACGGATTACAACGCCGGTGGTGCTCGTTACAATAGCTCATACCTTCAGGGTGTGGGTCTGGGAAGCGTCACCGATTGTCTGGCCGCCATCAAGTTCCACGTGTTCGATCATCCTACCGTTACGTTCCCCCGATTGGTGAACGTTTTGCGGGAGGATTTCGCCAATGATCCGGAGCTGCAAAAAACCTTGCAGCAGGATGCGCCGAAGTACGGCAATGACGACAAATATCCCGATGATTTGGCCCGTCGCGTTTTTGAGAGCTACTTCGGACTTCTTGACGGCCGCCCCAACACTCGCGGCGGTCATCATCGCATCAACTTGCTGCCGACCACTTGTCACATTTACTTCGGTAGTGTAGTCGGCGCCATGTCGGACGGAAGAGCGGCCGGTGTTCCGCTATCCGAAGGTATCTCGCCGGTGCAGGGTTCCGACCGACAGGGTCCCACGGCTGTCATGAACTCGGCGGCCGGGATCGACCATCTGCGAACCGGCGGCACTCTTCTCAATATGAAATTCAGTCCGCAGCTTTTGCAGGATCAGGACGGTCTGGACAAACTGGCTCACCTGGTGCGCACCTATTTCACCATGGACGGGCATCACGTACAGTTCAACGTGGTGACGGCAGAGACCCTTCGTTGCGCCCAGAAAGAACCGCACAAACATCGTGACCTCATTGTCAGGGTAGCGGGATACAGCGACTATTTCGTGGACCTGACCGACGCCCTGCAAGACGAGATCATCCGTCGCACTGAACAGGGCACATTCTAA
- a CDS encoding efflux RND transporter permease subunit, with product MRRVIAYLIRYPVWTHVLLFSVIGFGLISLVQLRYSFFPETTPSVITIQVAYPGASPDEVAEGVVLKIEENLDGLQGVDRVTSVSRENFATVSVEITREAELDKVLTDVKNAIDRINSFPVDAEKPVIFEQKFRMRSLSVVLYGSTDLYNLKYIAEEFRDELMATEGISQVSFEGLPNLEFAIEVSESDRRRYGIGFDEITAAVRKANLNISGGKFETRDEEILIRAWGRDYYASELYDLPVRGAQDGSVVYLRDLATVTEQWEDIPDKRYYNNQTAVILNLDQTEQEDIIAIADSTRAYIQRFNDSHEKVQAVVWDDRTIPLRQRIDLLMKNGLIGLMLVIMALGFFLKLRLSFWVAVGIPFSFAGMLIVAGFWGITINVISLFGMIIVVGILVDDAIVVAENIYSHYERGAPALKAAIDGTMEVLAPVTTSVLTTVIAFVPYFFLDGMLGKFIWHMALVVIASLLFSLVEAFFVLPVHLAHSRGLDIKQSIPAIRRKIEGIIHVLTHRVYAPFLRKALTYKWITIVTPIALVMMTYGMIRGGLIGVTIFPFVDRDTIPINVSLVAGRQEKDTDSLLAHVERVCWQINDEIKSEREDSADVVLGIKREIGTNSLGESGGHAGRITLQLLDAELRDMQSYLIANRIRGAVGSLPQVENITYGGSGHFGKPISVSLRGHDFEQLDKARDLLVARMGEFSILKDVTDSDQEGRREIDIKLKARAHALGLTLQDVAGQVRQGYFGQEIQRIQRGRDEIRVWVRYRREDRLALGQIDQMRIVAPSGNVYPFSELAAYSIKRGLTTINHVDRKREIKVEANPTEVEADLPPILAQIEDDVLPGILAQVQGVTASFEGQSRDQMKMLKSMRRTFPVALLGMLVLVVLVFRSYAQAGLIFSLIPIGVLGAIWGHGIQGIQINMLSFVGILALSGIIINDAIILVDQINRNLRQGQQVFEAVHAAGVARLRPILLTTITTSLGLAPLILETSRQAQFLIPMAVAIAYGLIFGTLILLIILPSTFMAFSSIRVTWARLLHGRKFEREEVEPAVRELSRPVVD from the coding sequence ATGCGCCGGGTTATTGCCTACCTCATTCGCTATCCGGTGTGGACGCACGTGCTGTTGTTCAGTGTGATCGGTTTTGGTTTGATCTCTCTGGTCCAGTTGCGTTACTCTTTCTTTCCCGAGACTACACCCAGCGTGATCACAATCCAGGTCGCCTATCCCGGTGCTTCGCCTGACGAGGTTGCCGAAGGTGTAGTACTCAAGATAGAGGAGAATCTCGACGGACTGCAGGGAGTCGACCGAGTGACTTCCGTCTCCAGAGAGAATTTCGCTACGGTGAGTGTTGAGATCACTCGAGAGGCGGAACTGGACAAAGTTCTGACCGATGTGAAAAATGCTATCGATCGTATCAACTCTTTCCCGGTTGACGCCGAGAAGCCGGTGATCTTTGAACAGAAGTTCCGCATGCGGTCTTTGTCGGTGGTCTTGTACGGTTCTACCGACTTGTACAACCTGAAGTATATCGCCGAAGAATTCCGAGATGAACTGATGGCCACAGAAGGCATTTCGCAGGTGTCTTTTGAAGGATTGCCCAACCTTGAGTTTGCAATCGAAGTGTCCGAGTCGGACCGGCGACGCTACGGTATCGGTTTCGATGAAATCACAGCCGCTGTTCGCAAAGCCAACCTGAACATTTCCGGCGGCAAATTCGAAACAAGGGACGAAGAGATCCTGATCCGCGCCTGGGGTCGGGATTACTACGCTTCGGAACTTTACGACCTGCCGGTGCGTGGAGCTCAAGACGGCAGTGTTGTCTATCTGCGGGACCTGGCAACCGTCACCGAACAGTGGGAAGACATTCCGGATAAACGGTACTACAACAACCAAACCGCCGTCATCCTCAATCTTGATCAGACTGAGCAGGAAGATATAATTGCCATCGCCGACAGCACCAGAGCGTACATTCAACGCTTCAACGATTCGCACGAAAAGGTGCAGGCGGTCGTCTGGGATGACCGCACTATTCCGTTAAGACAGCGTATCGATTTGTTGATGAAGAACGGGCTGATCGGTTTGATGCTGGTCATAATGGCCCTGGGGTTCTTCCTGAAACTGAGACTGTCATTCTGGGTCGCCGTCGGCATTCCGTTCTCGTTTGCGGGTATGTTGATCGTGGCCGGGTTTTGGGGAATCACTATCAACGTGATTTCGCTATTCGGAATGATCATCGTGGTAGGTATCCTCGTCGACGATGCCATTGTCGTGGCCGAGAATATTTACAGCCACTATGAACGCGGGGCGCCGGCGCTGAAAGCGGCCATTGACGGCACGATGGAAGTTCTGGCGCCGGTGACAACTTCGGTGTTGACAACGGTTATTGCATTTGTCCCTTACTTCTTTCTCGACGGCATGCTCGGCAAGTTCATCTGGCACATGGCGCTGGTGGTTATTGCGTCGTTGTTGTTTTCGCTGGTGGAGGCTTTCTTTGTCCTCCCGGTTCACCTGGCTCACTCACGCGGTCTCGACATAAAACAATCAATCCCGGCAATTCGTCGGAAGATCGAAGGTATAATCCACGTGCTAACGCATCGCGTCTATGCTCCGTTTTTGCGCAAGGCGTTAACATACAAGTGGATCACAATAGTTACACCCATCGCCCTCGTAATGATGACCTACGGCATGATCCGAGGCGGCCTGATCGGCGTGACGATCTTTCCCTTTGTGGACCGAGATACAATTCCAATCAACGTCTCGCTGGTGGCCGGACGACAGGAAAAGGACACCGACTCTCTACTGGCTCACGTCGAGCGGGTTTGCTGGCAGATTAACGATGAGATCAAAAGCGAACGCGAAGACTCGGCCGACGTCGTCCTGGGCATCAAGCGAGAGATTGGCACCAACTCGCTGGGAGAGTCCGGTGGTCATGCCGGACGAATTACGCTGCAACTTCTGGACGCCGAACTTCGCGACATGCAGAGCTATCTCATTGCCAACCGAATCAGGGGCGCCGTGGGGTCTCTGCCCCAGGTTGAGAATATCACATACGGAGGATCGGGGCACTTCGGCAAACCGATTTCGGTCAGCCTGCGGGGTCACGACTTTGAACAGTTGGACAAAGCGCGTGACCTCTTGGTGGCGCGAATGGGAGAGTTCAGCATACTCAAGGATGTAACCGACTCCGATCAGGAAGGTCGGCGTGAGATTGATATCAAACTCAAGGCACGAGCCCATGCGCTTGGTCTCACCCTGCAGGATGTGGCCGGTCAGGTGCGGCAGGGATACTTCGGCCAGGAGATCCAACGCATCCAGCGGGGACGCGACGAAATCAGGGTGTGGGTACGGTATCGCCGTGAAGATCGGCTGGCTCTGGGACAGATAGATCAGATGCGCATTGTTGCTCCCAGCGGCAACGTCTACCCTTTCAGCGAGCTGGCCGCCTACAGTATTAAACGCGGGCTTACAACCATCAACCATGTCGATCGCAAACGCGAAATCAAGGTCGAGGCAAACCCGACCGAGGTGGAGGCGGACCTGCCACCGATCCTGGCTCAGATTGAAGATGATGTTCTGCCCGGCATACTGGCGCAGGTGCAGGGGGTCACGGCTTCCTTCGAAGGCCAATCGCGCGACCAGATGAAGATGCTGAAATCTATGCGCAGGACTTTTCCGGTAGCTCTGTTGGGAATGCTCGTCCTGGTGGTATTGGTCTTCAGGTCCTACGCCCAGGCCGGCCTGATATTTTCGTTGATTCCCATCGGCGTGCTGGGCGCTATTTGGGGCCACGGCATCCAGGGGATTCAGATCAACATGCTTTCATTTGTGGGCATACTCGCCCTCTCGGGAATCATCATCAACGACGCAATCATCTTAGTCGACCAGATCAACCGCAATCTAAGGCAGGGGCAGCAGGTGTTCGAGGCTGTCCACGCAGCCGGAGTGGCCCGCCTGAGACCGATTCTGTTGACCACTATTACCACGTCGCTGGGGCTGGCGCCGCTAATTCTGGAGACAAGCCGTCAGGCACAGTTCTTGATCCCGATGGCCGTAGCCATTGCTTATGGATTGATCTTTGGAACATTGATCCTCTTGATAATCCTGCCGTCAACATTTATGGCCTTTAGTTCCATCCGAGTCACCTGGGCGCGTCTTCTGCACGGTCGAAAGTTTGAACGCGAGGAAGTCGAACCGGCGGTCAGGGAACTGTCACGACCGGTTGTTGACTGA
- a CDS encoding glycyl-radical enzyme activating protein, which produces MPVEGALFDLKRYAIHDGPGIRTSVFLRGCPLNCWWCHNPESRCPSAAPDDQRGNGSRASLTKGSVPPDDVIDAVARDVPYYDQSGGGVTFTGGEPLMQFEFLTELLKACRRRSIHTAVDTTGYAPGEKIRSIVELVGLFLYDLKIMDAKLHQEHVGVSNRLILDNLKMLADLGCAIIIRVPMIPGITDTPENIEAICAFVKPLSQIDQISLLEYHHYFHHKVKDPAQVQRLGELRPQTDEQTASVVRRFESHGFKIKVGG; this is translated from the coding sequence GTGCCCGTAGAAGGCGCCCTATTCGACTTGAAACGTTACGCCATCCATGATGGCCCCGGTATTCGCACCTCCGTGTTTTTGCGTGGTTGTCCCTTGAACTGCTGGTGGTGTCACAATCCGGAGAGCCGCTGCCCATCTGCCGCACCCGACGATCAACGCGGCAACGGTAGTCGCGCATCGCTCACCAAGGGGTCGGTCCCGCCCGATGATGTAATAGATGCGGTGGCTCGCGATGTTCCGTACTATGATCAGTCCGGCGGTGGCGTAACCTTCACGGGCGGTGAGCCGTTGATGCAGTTTGAGTTCTTGACCGAACTTCTTAAGGCCTGCCGGAGACGATCTATTCATACCGCTGTTGATACAACCGGCTATGCGCCCGGCGAGAAGATTCGGAGTATCGTGGAATTGGTCGGGCTGTTCTTGTATGATCTCAAGATAATGGATGCCAAACTGCATCAAGAGCACGTCGGGGTGTCAAACCGATTGATCCTCGACAACCTGAAGATGTTGGCCGATCTGGGATGTGCTATCATCATCAGGGTGCCCATGATACCCGGCATCACCGACACGCCGGAGAACATAGAGGCCATCTGCGCCTTTGTAAAACCACTGTCGCAAATCGATCAAATCAGCCTATTGGAGTATCATCATTATTTCCATCACAAGGTTAAGGACCCGGCCCAGGTACAACGGTTGGGCGAGCTTAGGCCTCAAACCGATGAGCAGACGGCATCGGTGGTTCGCCGGTTCGAGTCACATGGATTCAAGATAAAAGTCGGAGGATAG